The bacterium genome contains a region encoding:
- a CDS encoding class I tRNA ligase family protein: protein MTNVYNHREVSKASPFYDHKMVEKKWQGVWERERLYSPDIKKLKKKDKFYDGKTKTSKKFYNLWMFPYPSAEGLHAGHAFASTGSDVIGRFMRMNGRTVFQPIGYDSFGIHSENYAIKINENPKEVVKRTTKNYEKQMRSLGHGYDWSRTVTTSDVDYYRWTQWLFIKMWEKGLAYRKKAEVNFCPSCKTVLADEQVMTPKQAGKEPKDGQGNIVTETEDMKVCERCGTVAEKKSLDQWFFKITDYADRLLEGLDKIDWSSRVKVAQKEWIGKSQGRLIEFEVVGSKDKLKVFTTRPDTLNAVTFLATSKLYKEGSKEKIGQFSGQYAVSPLDGRKIPIWDTNYVAPNYGTGVVMGVPAHDERDMDFATKYSIDILNKEPEENKIGQRNTSYHLRDWLVSRQRYWGAPIPMVDCPKCGWVSVPEKELPVELPNITDFKPEGNGRGPLANHSEFFEVKCPKCGGEAKRETDVMDTFVDSSWYFLRYPSIGLENDSKIPFDSVISKKMLPVDLYFGGAEHSVLHLMYARFVNMVMYDLGLIDHEEPFPKFFAHGLMIKDGAKMSKSRGNVVNPDIYVEKYGADVLRLYVMFLGQMDGYPDFRDSGIEGMNRFIKRVVGLFESDKKPSKDDLEKVCFKTHQVIKKVTDDISEFKYNTSIAAIMELVNTISELGADRKILKNLVLLLAPFAPHVTEELWQTELKQKGSIHTSSWPKYDEKYLKLKEVVIAVQINGKLRSTIEVEASLEQSKIIGLAKKDPKVAKWLKSGTIKKEIYIPERLVNFVI from the coding sequence CGCCATTTTACGATCATAAAATGGTTGAAAAAAAGTGGCAAGGGGTTTGGGAAAGAGAGAGGTTGTATTCTCCTGATATTAAAAAATTAAAGAAGAAAGATAAATTCTACGACGGTAAGACGAAAACTTCGAAGAAGTTTTACAACCTTTGGATGTTTCCATATCCATCAGCAGAAGGTCTTCATGCGGGTCATGCCTTCGCTTCAACTGGAAGTGATGTAATTGGTAGGTTTATGAGAATGAATGGTAGGACTGTTTTTCAACCAATTGGCTATGACAGTTTTGGAATACATTCTGAAAACTATGCAATTAAAATAAACGAGAATCCCAAAGAAGTTGTAAAAAGAACCACTAAAAACTATGAAAAACAAATGAGATCTTTAGGTCATGGATATGATTGGTCTAGGACAGTGACCACTTCTGATGTTGATTACTATAGATGGACACAGTGGCTGTTTATCAAAATGTGGGAAAAGGGTTTGGCTTACAGAAAAAAGGCAGAAGTAAATTTTTGCCCATCTTGCAAAACTGTTTTGGCTGATGAGCAGGTAATGACTCCAAAACAGGCAGGCAAAGAACCAAAAGATGGCCAAGGTAACATTGTTACTGAAACTGAGGATATGAAAGTCTGTGAGAGATGTGGAACAGTTGCAGAAAAGAAAAGCTTGGATCAATGGTTTTTCAAAATTACTGACTATGCAGATAGATTACTTGAAGGATTAGACAAAATAGATTGGAGTAGTAGGGTAAAAGTTGCACAAAAGGAATGGATAGGAAAGTCTCAAGGGAGGTTGATTGAATTTGAAGTAGTCGGCTCAAAAGATAAACTAAAGGTATTTACCACAAGACCAGATACTTTAAATGCTGTTACTTTTTTGGCAACTTCCAAGTTATATAAAGAGGGTAGTAAAGAAAAAATTGGTCAATTCTCAGGTCAATACGCTGTTAGCCCACTTGATGGTAGAAAAATTCCAATTTGGGATACTAACTATGTGGCTCCAAACTACGGGACAGGGGTAGTAATGGGCGTACCTGCACACGACGAACGTGATATGGATTTTGCTACTAAGTATTCTATTGATATATTAAACAAAGAACCGGAAGAAAACAAAATTGGCCAAAGAAATACAAGTTATCATTTAAGAGATTGGCTGGTAAGTCGTCAAAGATATTGGGGAGCTCCTATACCAATGGTTGATTGTCCTAAGTGTGGTTGGGTTAGCGTTCCAGAAAAAGAATTGCCTGTAGAGCTACCAAATATTACTGATTTTAAACCAGAAGGAAATGGTAGGGGACCTTTGGCAAATCATAGCGAATTTTTTGAGGTTAAATGTCCAAAGTGTGGTGGTGAAGCAAAACGAGAAACTGATGTTATGGACACCTTTGTTGATAGTAGTTGGTATTTTTTGAGATATCCTTCTATTGGGCTAGAAAATGATAGTAAGATTCCTTTTGATAGTGTTATTTCAAAGAAAATGTTGCCCGTTGACCTATATTTTGGTGGAGCAGAACATTCTGTACTTCATTTAATGTATGCAAGATTTGTGAATATGGTTATGTATGATTTGGGTCTAATTGATCATGAAGAGCCATTTCCTAAATTTTTTGCTCATGGATTAATGATTAAAGATGGAGCCAAGATGAGTAAATCTAGGGGGAATGTGGTCAACCCTGATATCTATGTAGAAAAGTACGGTGCAGATGTTTTAAGGCTATATGTTATGTTTTTAGGTCAAATGGATGGTTATCCTGACTTTAGAGATAGTGGTATTGAAGGTATGAACAGATTCATTAAAAGAGTTGTTGGTCTTTTTGAAAGTGATAAAAAACCAAGTAAGGATGATTTGGAGAAGGTTTGTTTCAAAACACACCAAGTAATCAAAAAAGTAACAGATGATATAAGCGAATTTAAATATAATACATCCATTGCAGCTATTATGGAGCTTGTAAACACAATCTCAGAATTAGGTGCAGACAGAAAAATATTAAAAAATTTAGTTTTGCTTTTAGCTCCATTTGCCCCGCACGTTACTGAGGAATTATGGCAGACTGAGTTAAAACAAAAAGGCTCTATTCACACATCAAGCTGGCCTAAATATGATGAGAAGTATTTGAAACTTAAAGAAGTTGTAATTGCTGTGCAAATCAACGGTAAATTAAGATCGACAATTGAAGTTGAAGCTAGTTTAGAGCAAAGTAAAATTATAGGGCTTGCAAAAAAAGACCCGAAAGTAGCAAAATGGTTAAAGAGTGGAACAATTAAGAAAGAGATATATATACCTGAAAGACTTGTTAACTTCGTTATTTGA
- a CDS encoding helix-hairpin-helix domain-containing protein, with translation MEQLRKRYIYLKDLLTSLFDQNSLVLLLIGLILIGFGVLLFKTNILTQSDKVEVLNSVTENQEGNQEIVVEISGSVEKPGVYKMKVGDRVDDLLIISGGLSVNADRDWVVKKINRASKLIDGQKIYIYQLGEVSAKETEGVKVDQGVLGDSNGNLVNINTASQKELDSLSGIGPVYAQNIIEHRPYSTLEELVSKGAIGKSVFEKIKNSISL, from the coding sequence GTGGAACAATTAAGAAAGAGATATATATACCTGAAAGACTTGTTAACTTCGTTATTTGATCAAAATTCATTAGTATTACTACTAATTGGACTTATCTTAATCGGTTTTGGGGTGCTTCTATTTAAAACTAACATACTCACTCAATCTGACAAGGTTGAGGTCTTAAATAGTGTTACAGAGAACCAAGAGGGCAATCAAGAAATAGTTGTGGAAATTTCTGGAAGTGTAGAAAAACCAGGTGTTTATAAAATGAAAGTTGGGGATAGGGTTGATGACTTACTAATAATTTCTGGTGGACTTTCAGTAAATGCTGACAGAGATTGGGTCGTCAAAAAAATTAACAGGGCATCTAAACTAATTGATGGGCAAAAGATTTACATATATCAGTTAGGAGAGGTGAGTGCCAAAGAAACTGAGGGTGTCAAAGTAGATCAGGGGGTTTTAGGTGATAGCAATGGTAACTTGGTAAACATTAACACTGCAAGTCAAAAAGAGCTGGATAGTCTTAGTGGAATTGGCCCTGTTTACGCCCAAAACATCATTGAACACAGACCTTACTCAACCTTGGAAGAGTTGGTGTCAAAAGGTGCAATTGGTAAATCAGTTTTTGAAAAAATCAAAAATAGTATTAGTTTATAA